In a genomic window of Tissierella sp. Yu-01:
- a CDS encoding NUDIX hydrolase — MVHNERWLEWAKELQFLSQVELAYSKDAFDIERFKRIREISAEMISYQSDIPLKKVKDLFCNETGFQTPKLDTRAAIFDNKKILLVKESNGKWSLPGGWVDVNESIKSNIIKEVKEEAGLDVKAVKLIALQDRNMHNKPVYTYGICKVFVLCEIIGGHFSPNIETVESKFWGLDEIPSLAEEKNTMEQIEMCFNAYQAEKWDVQFD, encoded by the coding sequence ATGGTTCATAATGAACGTTGGTTAGAATGGGCAAAAGAATTGCAGTTTTTATCTCAGGTAGAATTAGCTTATTCTAAAGATGCTTTTGATATAGAACGCTTCAAAAGAATCAGAGAAATATCGGCTGAAATGATTAGTTATCAGAGCGATATACCCTTAAAAAAAGTGAAGGACTTATTTTGCAATGAAACTGGTTTTCAAACACCTAAGCTAGATACAAGGGCCGCAATATTTGATAATAAAAAAATACTATTGGTTAAAGAAAGTAATGGAAAATGGTCTTTACCAGGTGGCTGGGTAGATGTTAATGAATCTATAAAATCAAATATTATAAAGGAAGTAAAAGAAGAAGCTGGCTTAGATGTTAAAGCTGTAAAGTTAATAGCTTTACAAGATAGAAATATGCATAATAAACCTGTATATACATATGGAATATGCAAGGTATTTGTTCTTTGTGAAATAATAGGAGGTCATTTTAGTCCTAATATTGAAACTGTAGAAAGTAAATTCTGGGGCTTAGATGAGATTCCTTCATTGGCAGAAGAGAAAAATACTATGGAACAGATTGAAATGTGCTTTAATGCATATCAAGCTGAGAAGTGGGATGTCCAATTTGATTAA
- a CDS encoding GNAT family N-acetyltransferase has translation MLIDEKIIECELEYIKCFSKFYENEDIIRFYDNQLEDMYYHNYTYIKKAMSEIELKGIIENEIMLRLSQKSNFCNIIINSLVNDSLLAMLKYEPQISRNGYYSFDLTKFTKLNTQSGCTIRKVNNKEMVEDILFCDLQHNEDKLGKDFCTRRCYRRGKVYISDKGVNSYVCYYEGDIIGNCDLFIHKGVAKIEDFAVIPIHQRKGYGTTILKELISFAIKKNSHTVYLVTDEDDTAKEMYQKIGFNKIGERTDLFFDLT, from the coding sequence ATGTTAATAGATGAGAAAATTATAGAATGCGAATTAGAATATATAAAGTGTTTTTCGAAGTTTTATGAAAATGAAGATATTATTAGATTTTATGATAATCAGTTAGAGGATATGTATTATCACAATTATACATATATAAAAAAGGCAATGAGTGAGATTGAATTGAAAGGTATTATAGAAAATGAAATTATGTTGCGATTATCTCAGAAAAGTAATTTTTGTAACATTATTATAAATTCTCTTGTCAATGATTCTCTGCTGGCTATGCTTAAATACGAGCCTCAAATATCAAGAAATGGGTACTATTCCTTTGATCTTACTAAATTTACGAAACTAAACACACAATCGGGTTGTACCATAAGGAAGGTCAATAATAAAGAGATGGTAGAAGATATCTTATTTTGTGACTTACAGCATAATGAGGACAAACTTGGAAAGGATTTTTGTACAAGAAGATGTTATAGACGTGGCAAAGTATATATTTCTGACAAAGGAGTAAATTCTTATGTTTGTTATTATGAGGGAGATATAATCGGGAATTGTGATTTATTCATTCACAAGGGTGTTGCTAAAATAGAAGATTTTGCTGTTATACCTATACATCAGCGTAAGGGATATGGAACAACTATTTTAAAAGAGTTAATTAGCTTTGCGATAAAAAAGAATTCTCATACTGTTTATCTTGTTACCGACGAGGATGATACTGCAAAGGAAATGTATCAAAAAATTGGGTTCAATAAAATTGGTGAAAGAACAGACTTATTTTTTGATTTAACGTAA
- a CDS encoding GNAT family N-acetyltransferase, whose amino-acid sequence MDKCVLVKPDHSFKKDIQDFRKEMLDANSSMDGTGPLQRMEKIEEWLEFIQICENEETVPENWVTCEQYIYVRETDNKIVGMIQFRHYFNEFLEKYGGHIGYSVRPGERRKGFAKMMLADCLNICKLYGLQKVLITCIQENEGSKRTILANGGVYESTIYYEPDDVYLERYWIYI is encoded by the coding sequence ATGGATAAGTGCGTACTAGTTAAACCAGATCATTCTTTTAAAAAGGATATCCAAGACTTTCGTAAAGAAATGTTGGATGCTAACAGTTCTATGGATGGGACAGGACCATTGCAACGTATGGAAAAGATTGAAGAATGGCTAGAATTTATTCAGATATGTGAAAATGAAGAAACTGTACCCGAAAATTGGGTTACCTGTGAACAATATATTTATGTTCGTGAAACGGATAATAAAATAGTTGGCATGATTCAATTCCGCCATTATTTCAACGAATTTCTTGAAAAATATGGTGGTCATATCGGATATTCTGTTAGGCCGGGCGAAAGACGAAAAGGCTTTGCAAAGATGATGCTTGCTGATTGCCTAAATATTTGTAAGCTATATGGCCTTCAGAAGGTCTTGATAACGTGCATTCAAGAAAATGAAGGTAGTAAACGTACCATTTTAGCTAATGGTGGAGTATATGAAAGTACAATTTACTATGAACCTGACGATGTATACCTTGAAAGATATTGGATATATATCTAG
- a CDS encoding sigma-70 family RNA polymerase sigma factor — translation MSSLNPEYKKIAEIVEKYSDLLLRVAFTYMKNISDSEDMVQEVFLKLVKEYPSFETDEHKKAWLIRVTVNQCKNRLKSAWFRKTEPIYDTTLSFSDEEKFVMNAVMELPSKYRSVILLYYHEGYSIKEISNILEIKESTISSQLQRARSQLKSKLKEDFDYE, via the coding sequence ATGAGCTCATTAAATCCAGAATATAAAAAAATTGCAGAAATAGTAGAAAAATATTCTGATTTGCTTCTTAGAGTTGCTTTCACATATATGAAAAATATTAGTGATTCCGAGGATATGGTTCAGGAGGTTTTTCTAAAACTTGTTAAAGAATATCCATCCTTCGAAACTGATGAACACAAAAAGGCATGGCTAATTAGGGTAACTGTTAATCAGTGTAAGAATAGATTGAAATCAGCATGGTTTAGGAAAACAGAACCAATATATGATACAACTTTAAGCTTTTCAGATGAAGAGAAATTTGTTATGAATGCTGTTATGGAGCTTCCATCCAAATATCGTAGTGTAATACTGCTATATTATCATGAGGGATATAGCATAAAAGAGATTTCTAATATTCTAGAAATTAAGGAATCTACCATTTCATCACAGCTTCAAAGAGCAAGGTCACAGTTGAAATCAAAATTGAAGGAGGATTTTGATTATGAATAA
- a CDS encoding helix-turn-helix domain-containing protein: MTKFNLEVKKKFVELVESNKYSIHRASQELGVSRSVAKRWWKRYEIHGLEGLSMKSGTYTGEFKVHVVKYMHENHLSVNEASAIFGIPADASLLKWERIYCEEGESGLFTDNRGKPRKDDMKKDDKIKLNTNSHIEETEEELELEVKRLRAEVAYLKKSIALKEEKKSLQTKKNQW; encoded by the coding sequence ATGACTAAATTTAATTTAGAAGTAAAGAAAAAATTTGTAGAATTGGTAGAATCCAATAAATATTCAATCCATAGGGCTTCACAAGAATTAGGAGTATCTAGGTCAGTCGCAAAGAGATGGTGGAAGAGGTATGAAATTCATGGGCTTGAGGGTCTAAGCATGAAATCAGGAACATATACTGGTGAATTTAAAGTACATGTAGTAAAATATATGCATGAAAATCATTTATCTGTAAACGAAGCATCCGCCATATTTGGAATACCAGCAGATGCCTCACTTTTAAAATGGGAACGAATATATTGTGAAGAAGGAGAAAGTGGTCTTTTTACCGATAATCGTGGAAAACCACGTAAAGATGATATGAAAAAAGATGATAAAATTAAATTAAATACTAACTCTCATATCGAAGAAACTGAAGAAGAGTTAGAATTAGAAGTCAAACGACTGAGAGCCGAGGTTGCTTACTTAAAAAAATCGATAGCCTTAAAGGAAGAAAAGAAGAGCTTACAAACAAAGAAAAATCAATGGTAG
- a CDS encoding IS3 family transposase: MVVTSLRHSHDFNVLLEVAGLKRSTFYYHIGRLDHPDKYEIIKEKITEIYHNSKGRYGYRRITLSLRNMNIVINHKTVQRLMKELGIICQVRMKKYKSYKGEVGIIAKNLLNRNFTANEANKKWVTDITEFSLFGKKLYLSPILDLFNGEIISYSITNRPHLGQVIEMLDLAFMQHKDLDGLIFHSDQGWQYQHKTYQYRLKEQGIKQSMSRKGNCLDNSVMENFFGLLKSELLYLQEFNDIDHFKRELIEYIDWYNKYRIKNKLKGLSPIQYRTQSISAA; this comes from the coding sequence ATGGTAGTAACCTCTTTAAGGCATAGTCACGATTTTAATGTCTTGCTTGAAGTAGCGGGATTAAAAAGATCAACTTTTTACTACCATATAGGAAGATTAGACCACCCTGATAAATATGAAATTATAAAAGAAAAGATAACGGAAATATATCATAATAGTAAGGGCAGATATGGCTATAGAAGGATTACCTTATCATTAAGAAATATGAATATTGTAATAAACCATAAAACAGTACAGAGGCTTATGAAAGAATTAGGAATCATATGCCAAGTAAGAATGAAGAAATATAAATCCTACAAAGGAGAAGTAGGTATAATAGCTAAAAACCTGTTAAATAGAAATTTCACAGCTAATGAAGCAAATAAAAAATGGGTTACAGATATTACAGAATTCTCATTATTCGGAAAAAAGTTGTATTTATCCCCCATACTAGATTTATTTAATGGCGAGATTATAAGTTATTCTATTACTAATAGACCTCATTTGGGGCAGGTAATAGAAATGCTTGATTTGGCATTTATGCAGCATAAAGATCTAGATGGTCTAATATTTCACTCAGACCAAGGGTGGCAATATCAACATAAAACCTATCAATATCGTTTAAAAGAACAAGGGATAAAACAGAGTATGTCCAGAAAAGGAAATTGTCTAGATAATAGTGTAATGGAAAATTTTTTCGGCCTATTAAAGTCAGAATTACTATATCTGCAAGAATTTAATGATATTGATCACTTTAAGAGAGAATTAATAGAATATATAGATTGGTACAACAAATATAGAATTAAGAACAAACTAAAAGGACTGAGTCCTATTCAATATAGAACTCAATCCATATCAGCAGCCTAA
- the abc-f gene encoding ribosomal protection-like ABC-F family protein has product MLKLNVSNISKAYLDKEVLKNISFSINNNERIGIVGRNGCGKTTLMKIILGEISADNGFYDLKCKIGYLPQANEVDNINLAKIIDNKKISKNIRKLIGDLDLEKLKNKNISLLSGGEKTKLLFVKAVMEESELLLMDEPTNFLDWKTIEIMENFLKDYKGAILTISHDRVFLDNVVESILEINKGEIKRYSGNYSSYKEQKEKEEQRERIEYIKYKKKEKALKQAAQGIMDKANKLNATSKNDYLRGRNKKLAKKSKSMLKRLEKMQEVDKPFIEKEVYIEFDEAETTSPILISGENITKSFDRLIFKDINFQINRGRKIALLGDNGTGKSTLINIILGRADYEGSIRINSSTKIGYLSQEFEGFDFENTIIEEMKKVTDDLTLIRNTLGQLLIREDNIYKKFKQLSYGEKVRVALSKLLIQEYNMLILDEPTNFLDIPTKELIEEAIQEYNNSILYVTHDRYLVKNIANEIWELKDKKLNIYLGDYDYYMSKLLDKPEEKVDILMLEMKLADLSFRLTTVKDEEKKDLEKEYFAIARKLRESKKS; this is encoded by the coding sequence TTGCTAAAATTAAATGTATCAAATATAAGTAAAGCTTATTTGGATAAAGAGGTATTAAAGAATATAAGCTTTTCAATTAATAACAATGAAAGAATTGGTATAGTAGGTCGAAATGGTTGTGGTAAAACTACACTAATGAAAATCATATTGGGAGAGATTTCAGCAGATAATGGTTTTTACGATCTAAAATGTAAAATAGGATATTTACCTCAGGCTAATGAGGTAGACAATATAAACTTAGCAAAAATAATTGATAATAAGAAAATAAGTAAAAATATTAGGAAGTTAATTGGCGATTTAGATTTAGAAAAACTTAAAAACAAAAATATATCTCTTCTTAGTGGAGGAGAAAAAACTAAGCTGCTCTTTGTAAAAGCAGTAATGGAAGAGTCTGAACTATTGCTAATGGATGAACCAACTAACTTTTTAGATTGGAAGACCATTGAGATAATGGAGAATTTTCTAAAGGATTATAAAGGTGCAATCCTTACTATCAGCCACGATAGAGTATTCTTAGACAATGTAGTAGAAAGTATACTAGAAATAAACAAAGGCGAAATAAAAAGATATAGTGGTAATTATTCAAGCTATAAGGAGCAGAAGGAAAAAGAGGAACAACGAGAGAGAATCGAATATATCAAGTATAAAAAGAAGGAAAAGGCATTAAAACAGGCAGCACAAGGTATAATGGATAAAGCAAATAAATTAAACGCTACATCTAAAAATGACTATCTTAGAGGTAGAAACAAAAAGCTTGCCAAAAAATCTAAGTCTATGCTCAAACGATTAGAAAAAATGCAAGAAGTAGATAAACCATTTATTGAAAAAGAAGTATATATAGAATTTGATGAAGCTGAAACAACATCACCTATATTAATAAGTGGAGAAAATATCACGAAATCATTTGATAGACTGATATTTAAGGATATTAATTTCCAAATTAATAGAGGAAGAAAAATAGCCCTTCTAGGTGATAATGGAACAGGAAAATCAACTCTTATAAATATAATTCTTGGAAGAGCTGACTATGAGGGAAGCATTAGAATTAACTCATCAACTAAAATAGGATATTTATCACAGGAGTTTGAAGGATTTGATTTTGAAAATACAATCATAGAAGAAATGAAGAAGGTCACAGACGATCTAACATTGATTCGCAATACATTAGGTCAACTGTTGATAAGAGAGGACAATATATATAAGAAATTTAAACAGTTATCCTATGGAGAAAAGGTAAGAGTTGCTTTATCAAAGCTATTAATTCAAGAATACAATATGTTGATACTTGATGAGCCCACAAACTTCTTAGATATACCAACTAAAGAGCTTATAGAAGAAGCTATTCAAGAGTACAATAATTCTATTTTATATGTAACTCACGATAGATATTTGGTAAAGAATATTGCCAACGAAATATGGGAGCTAAAGGATAAAAAATTAAATATATATCTAGGAGATTATGATTACTATATGTCAAAATTACTAGATAAACCAGAAGAAAAGGTTGATATATTGATGTTAGAAATGAAGCTAGCAGATTTATCTTTTAGGTTAACTACTGTAAAAGATGAGGAGAAGAAAGACCTTGAAAAGGAGTACTTTGCTATTGCAAGAAAACTAAGGGAATCTAAGAAAAGTTAA
- a CDS encoding GNAT family N-acetyltransferase codes for MNENYILTELSEDYAKEICSWIYEGEYSIYNFSDWDTVVKNGWDLSLEKTRRLEFVTILLNKGLVAYGRISLNEDKVYIGIGIKPSLCGKGYGKKIMKLLVEECEKRFPDKTVALEVRSFNDRAINCYKKVGFEIKQKYTRKTFDKSEAEFYYMEYIR; via the coding sequence ATGAATGAAAATTATATTCTAACAGAACTATCAGAGGATTATGCCAAAGAGATTTGCAGCTGGATATATGAAGGAGAATATTCGATATATAATTTTTCTGATTGGGATACTGTAGTAAAAAACGGATGGGATTTATCATTAGAAAAGACAAGAAGACTGGAATTTGTTACGATACTTTTAAATAAAGGATTGGTTGCCTATGGAAGAATAAGTTTAAATGAGGATAAGGTTTATATAGGTATTGGAATAAAGCCATCTTTATGTGGAAAAGGCTATGGGAAGAAGATTATGAAGTTATTAGTTGAAGAATGTGAAAAAAGATTTCCTGATAAAACAGTGGCGCTTGAGGTAAGAAGCTTTAATGACAGAGCAATTAATTGCTATAAAAAAGTTGGCTTTGAGATTAAGCAAAAATACACAAGGAAGACCTTTGATAAATCAGAAGCTGAATTTTATTATATGGAATATATTAGATAA